AAGTCTTCTTACTTTATCAGTGAGGCACTGAGGAAAAATGTCGGAAGATTTTTGTCTCTAACAGTAATTATGCAACTGGTATTTGAATGTAGCTACCATACAAATGTGGATCACTTTCATTTTCAAAGTTGTGTTCCTGGGTTTTGTCAGTACAGTATACTAGTTTCCATTTCACCGTTTTCTAATGTTTGCCCTCAAAGTGGCTCTCCGTGTGCAGCTCACTTCTTAGTAGCCTGTACATTTATTTGGAGGCAGACGTCCGTATTTGGGTGTAAGGTAATGGATAATATGGAGAACAAAACAGTGTTATTATGATGTTATTCCCATGTCATATCATGTTGTGAATGGTTTTGACCAACATGTAATCACAAATGGGAGGTAGAGCACATCGTGTGTTTAATTTCTACAAaaagagatgaagaaaaagACCTATACAAATCAATAGTGTGGCCTTTTCATTCTCAAGACTTAAGATGACATGATGGGAGAGTGATACCTTATCAGTGCCTGAacttgtattttcatttaagacagttttattttgtgatcCATATCATTTCATATATCATGGAGATTAAAGAGGTACTTGTTCATTCCCCCACCCTCCCTTCTCCTAATGCTTTTTCAATTTTTCAGGAAGAAGTTTAAATGGTATAAAGAGATTTTCTTTCAGTGTAtctagttaaataaataaatgttatgtaGATCTTGTTCAgtttttattcccttttttttctaattattcAACTGGATTATATTGCCCAAACTGCTGTTTTAGTTAAGGTAATGGGTCCAGTTAATGAGTTTTCTTTCTATCTGCCCTATATTGCTATATAATTTGACATCACTTGACAACAGGGTTCAAGAGATGCTGCTTTTGGCTCCGATTGTCTGCTTTTGATGCACATTAACATGTTTCAGTGTACGTGTTGCTTCAATTTCAATGTAGGGAGtgagttttattttctgtcGTAGCTGGAACCTCTAATGACTTGGAGCATTTTAAGTTTCTGTATATCGAAGTGCAAGCCCTTTGCTGCAGTGACTTTTAGTATATTCAGGATAGTTTCCAGTGACTATTTTCACCTCCAGACCTTTCACTCTTCCAGCTCTTTGATGCCATTGACAGTGACTTTTTGTGAGAAGTTCTAATCACTTCTTTCAAAAAGTTGTAtttgaagtttttctttttaatattacAAGATCAATAATTGTACTGAATATTGCTGGTTTGTTCCATAAGGAAAATCTGACTTGATGTCATTTAGTATTCTGTGAGCATCCCATCAGCCTACATACTCAAATTatttgtttggggggggggggaccttATTTCTTTACGAGTCTTGACATAGACTCAATGAAATCTGCAGAAAAGCAAGCCAACCACTGCAGGAGCACATGATGTCAACAGAAAATTACAATATTATGATGGAAAATGTTAAGTTGACGGGcttgaacttgttttggtataAGAAAGCAGTAATAAAACACTTGCTTTCAACAGTTTTGTCATATCTTTGTTGAACTAAAAGGGGAGACTATTGAGTGTTAAAATACATTCGCAGGTACAGAGCCTGACATCTTGGGAGTGAGGACACTGACTCCTGCAGCGTCCTCAGCGTGCCTcactcaccctctctctctcttttatatatatatatatataaatatatatagttgaGAACTGTCCTGTATATAACAGTAATGTAGCAATAAATGTGCCATTTTTAATAACAGATTATACCTTTTCCAATGTCTGGCTTTTGAATATTGTATacataaaaaggaaaataaaggaaaacaaTGTAATAAAGGGTTTATTGTAGTTCGGAAAATGAATTTGTTCATATTTGCTATTGTCAATTGCCGGTTAGGGGAACAAATGAGTTTATGACAGCTTCATGATTATGCAACCAAGGCACCACATATAAATTCAAGACCTGATACAAATAAATGCCAGTTGATTTCATAAAGCCAACGCGTGCAGGACTGGAATATTTCATTATTATGAATGTATTACCACATGGTTGCCTAAGGCAGAGTACACAGAGGctttaaaacaaatgtgttgTAAACAGAGACCTTTGAAATGGTGGCCTGAAATGACCCGTAGCTGTGCACGCAGTTTGTTGGTTATTTAAATACCAGGCATAAGAAAGGCAGCCCAGGGTCCTTAACTGCCATCATTGAGAAAACATTGGTGTCAATGGGTGTAGCTAGTAAGAACTACAACCGAGAGGTCACGATGGTCcagaaaatactaaataaattggtcGGTACCAAGTACATTACTATTCTAAGGACGTGGTAAGTTTGGTCAACAACAGAGGTGGAGTAACGTTACTGTAGTAGAAATATTTTTTGAGTGACTTACTTGCGTCATGTTCAAAATGCTATCAACGCCTCTGTGTCCTTCTGTGTTTTGCTTAATACAGTATACAGTCTCTCTtattagctaactttagcctgcttgtttattttctacTGACTTAGCTAGCTGGGCTTTTTAGCATGCTTTTCCTAGATAACTGAAGAGCTAGCTAGGTTAGTGGAGGAGGTAAGGTAcggtgttaacattgtcaaCAAATTGTATTTGTAAGTATTGTGTTATCTTAAATGTGTCAGAGATTTAATTGCTAGGTAACCTTACCAAATTACTCTAATGCCCTCAATAACGCTATCTCAGTACAGAACTGCTCATATTCCTTTGATCAAATAtagtatatctatatatatcagTTTATTTATGAAATACTTGACCAGTTTATTAGTCTGATAAACCTCCCAATTATGCTAAATCAAATATACATTATCAGAATTCAGCATGTGCGTTAAAaccatgtgtttttttgtaacattttctcCCTCAAATATGATGGTTTGCCTTACAATGAAATTATACTTGACAGCTGTTTGATTTTGTGTAACTATATTGAGAGCACAGCACTAAAATTGACCTTGCAATGTGCACACAGAAAAACTCAGATGGCCACTGCTGAACAGTAATTTATGAAGATTATTTATAATCAATTAATTTGTTGATTAGCAAATAAACGAACATAAGTActaattcattttttaaagcttttctaTCAGCTCACTATTTTTTACTATCTGTTTAATCAGAAATTCACTTTTGCCCATGTATGACAACTTAAACCAGTGTTCAAGCTTGTTTCATTTGATTCTAGTTGTCAGTAATCACAAAACTTATGACttataattatattaattatGATAATGAACTCGTGAAAATAGCAACCACTGACTTAAGGTgggaaaaaatatgtttttaaatttcaaacTGCTGCAGTTGACAGTTTTTCGGAATATGAATATGGTAGCTTTTTGTGAGTTAACCGATAACAGTTTGTGCATAGGCTTAGGGAAGTCTGCATGCTGAAACTTAAAAATGCTGTCCTGACAAAAGTGTAAGCCTTGAAAGAATATCATGCCACCTGAATTAAGTAGTATAACTATCCAAGTTGCTCTTGATACGTGTGTTGCAGTCAGTCCCATCAATGAATCCCATTGTTTTTTCCATCAAGGGTACCAAATATGGCTGCCTGGGGAACAGTTGGTGGAGTGGCGCTCGTTCACTTCACCGACTGGCGATTGGTCCTGGACTATGTGCCATACATTAAAGGGAAGTTCAGCAAGGATGAGTAAAGTCACACAAAACGAAATTGTGAGTGTATTGTTATTATAACCAACACTTGTGTAACTGAGTTTTTCTTCACACACTTTGTTTGCAATGTGCAGTTGGATTGCTCATTAGCTTTAGCCCCACCCATGTACTCATGATAAGATGCAGACAGGTGTTAGGCCATGCCAGGTGTAGGAACTGAACATTCAAGTAAACACAATTGAGTATTGATTAAAGTTTCTGTCACCTTGCATACACTTGGCACTCAACTCATGCATCTGTAAAAGCAACCTCATACTGAGGCCAGAAATCCCCGCTATTCGAAAACATCTGTAGTGCTCACTAACAAAAGCTTATTGAAGGATAAAGGCCATAGAGTTCTTGTAGCTCTTGTAAGCTTGTTAAGATGACAACTGTGCAGACATAAAGGCTTCATGCCTCTAATCTGAAAGCTTTGCAAAAGGGTCAGATTAGTTTTAGAATAGAAACCGAGTCAATTTATGACAAAATAAAGGTTTAGAAAAAGTATACATTGAGCAGAGCTGCCCCGACAtatttattcatatatatattatttttttcactctgttcaTAATTatgaataatgtgacatttttggTACTGGCCATTTGTGCTTTCCTACAATAATCAAGTATAATATCAGTATTATAATACTTATATTGCAATCTAAATCCCAGGTAATATCCATGATACCCATTCTGAAATCACACCACAGACATTATATTGATATTTCCAAGCCCTATTAAAATTTATACACCTTCAGAGCCCTCCTCACCATCCCGAACCCACAGCCACTTCCACCTTACCCCTTTAACCCCTACTTGGATGTGGTCTTGTCAGAGAGACAAGGAAGGATGTGCTTTTCTTACACACTGATATGTTCATGTACAATTTGCTAACGAATGGGCTGTGTGTCTTGCCTACAGGACCAGGGCTTGGGAATGGGCACATGGGTGGATTGCTTACACAAGCAAGCTTAAGTATGATGCCCTGGCTCAACAATCAGTCACCGAGGGCTTGTTAGGAGTTTGGACTATGAGATGCACTCTGTATAAATGCTGTTTTTGATCCATTATTATTTAATGTGCATAAATCTTTATTTGCTCCAATTTGTCCAGTTATTCTGCAAAATGCCAACTATTAAAAAGTTTTGTTTAAATTGTTTGCTGAGAGTTTGTTTTTATCTATTTTGTGTTCAATGCTGATTTACTTTAATTTTGCATGGAGCAGTTTTGCTTTTTTACACCATTTGCCAGCTGGTCATGACTAATTGTACTGTACAAGTattgtgaaataaaaatgtattgaggatactgtatatgtaaagtCGGTgataatacaatttatttttcatgcTGAGTCACACATCTTCACCGAGGTTCATGGGCCTAGTTGCACACTGAGAATACGCCAGGTTATACTCCTGTTATCAACCAGGCTGCGAAATTTGCGTGGATAATGTCTTTCATTTCTCCCATCGAAGGGGGAGGGGACtgaaagaggagaggggagaaggGATTTAACATAGCGAGAGGGAGAAAGCGAGATAGTGTCTTCAAGATGGATAAAAACGAGTAAGTACATCATCTGAAGGCTTATGAAACCACCAACAACTGTATGCATTCTAACTGTATCGTTTGATGCGCGATATGTCGTTTTCATAATATATTTGGAAAGTATGTTTATCACCGATCAGGCAGCTGCACTCTGTGGTTTCGCATTTGCAAATAGCAATGCTGTGGTCTTCAGCTAGGATGTCGGTCGTTTTTGTAGCATCATTTTAAATATGCTTTAATTTTCCTGATATTTACAGCTGATGTTGAGTTAAGTATGGAGTCGGTACACTGCGTCGACAGTGTGCTATTTCGACAGATTTTAACCTTACAAAGCGGATCGCATTTTTTCTGCATACACAAAGCCTCCACAAATACATGCATAAGCTTTTAAAATGGTGTCTGTGTTTTATCAAAAAGATATACTTTGTTCATTCATAAAAGCCGGCTCCAAGTCGGAATGACAACGGTATGCATTGTCGTGGTGAAACGGCTCTCCCATTTCACGTAGCCAACATGGAACTTTCACATTTTGTGTTACTGAGCATGCTACAAGTGAGGAACGTTATTTTACTACATCTAGTATTTTTAATTATTCAGCGGCGTCCATTATTGTTGTCACTGCATCTGCGTGATTACTATTTACGGTCTATTTGTAGCCGTAGCCTAATTTATGTTTCCCATAGGTTAACATTGATGTAGCGCTAGCTACTAGCGTCAAGCTGGACAATAGAAAATAACACTTCCGgtaaacatttcaaaacaaaagaCTATCGGccataatttattttgttgtaaatGTTGTTGTTTCACCTTCACGTGACCTTTCTCGTGATGTGATCAGGGACCGGTTCTTGAATTGGATTAGGTTTCAATAACCCAAAGCTTTGAGATAACCAAAGAGCTCAGGttgaaaattaaatttaaacTAACGTTATATTCAAAGACTTGCTAGACTATTTAAATTCAAGGGGGAGACCTTGACATAAACACTAACTAACTACTACAGTACTAACTAACTACTACAGCCTGTATAACAGCCGCGTTGGCCTATGTTTTTCTTGCGGATGTAGCCCTCGTGCCCCGTGCACGACAGGCAGGTAGTGATTTGGCCGAGGTCCGCGGCGGAGCGATCTGCGCGACGACAAAGAAACGAGATGTTGTTAGCAGGGAGATCCCATTACGGAGGACGCATGTTATAATATGGTCGAAACAAAAGCGTAAGAAGCGATAGGCCTGACATCCAAAAAATCCTTAAATCCAATCCGCAGTAACTTTTAGTGGATTTATAGGCTACTCGCGTGGGAAATGGAGAAGAAAAGGTGGGATTGCACTGCTCTCCCCAAGGGCTGGAAAATGGAAGAAGTGACCAGAAAGTCGGGTTTGTCAGCTGGAAAAAGCGATGTCTATTATTTTAGGTACTAAACGAACGAGGGCTTGCAAAACTTATAGGTGCACAAGACACCGAGTTTGCGCACGGAAACAGGCAGCGGTATGATAAGGGGGGACGGTGGTCTGTATAAAGTTTGggatggggagggggggggtgggtcTGTTTGCAGCCGGGTAACAAGGCCAGCCAGGCCAGCTCCTCTCACAAGTGTTAAGATAAGAAGCAGTCTGTCCAACCGTGCAGGCTAGTAGTAGCAGCTCCTGGCGAGGCCTTTTGATGAATAAAACTCGGTGTCATCTCAGTTAATACTCTTTATTTCCCACTGAAGTGAATCTACAAAGCcagatttgttttcatttagcaGAGGAGAAGAGCAAGATGAGGAACAGAGGCAAGAGAGGGGGGAGGCGGGTCGGTTGTATAGTTTGTGGTAGGCTAACTGTACACTCATACTGGTGTTAACTGTGGTTTGTGATGATGTAAGATACATTTGCATGAGTTACTAGCACGTAACCACCCACAGATGTTCCTTTTGTTGGTCATTGCTCAGGCTAATACTATATTGTTTCCATTCTGAAACATTTGGTCAAGTGTTACTATTGCCATGTTTACGTGTTCACTGGTTCATAG
The Perca fluviatilis chromosome 9, GENO_Pfluv_1.0, whole genome shotgun sequence genome window above contains:
- the LOC120565098 gene encoding cytochrome b-c1 complex subunit 10-like, with amino-acid sequence MGVASKNYNREVTMVQKILNKLVGTKYITILRTWVPNMAAWGTVGGVALVHFTDWRLVLDYVPYIKGKFSKDE